One Spinacia oleracea cultivar Varoflay chromosome 4, BTI_SOV_V1, whole genome shotgun sequence DNA segment encodes these proteins:
- the LOC110783757 gene encoding phospholipase A1-IIdelta, protein MGDEQELGLSDEGPTWNHLLGSHNWEGLLDPLNDDLRRLILRCGDFCQVTYDTFINDPNSTYCGSSRYAKSDLLKKTAFPGGSDKYDVVGFLYATARVSVPEAFLFKSMSRERWDRESNWIGYIAVSNDEVSREIGRREIYVAWRGTTRNYEWIDVLGAKLHSAKPLLSDGCHDQHENGEDDNDDDEKDVHRSPKVMKGWLTIYTSDDPKSPYTKLSARAQLETKIKQLIDKYKDENLNVIFTGHSLGATLSVLSAFDIAENLTRDIPVSAIIFGCPKVGNKRFKERVDSHSNLKILHVRNVIDTIPHYPARLMGYVHIGTELEIDSRKSPFLKESRHVGDWHNLQAMLHIVNGWQGVREEFRLVIQRSIALVNKSCDYLKEECLVPPSWWVEKNKGMVLNDRGDWVLAGPEEIPLPEYD, encoded by the exons ATGGGTGATGAACAAGAGCTAGGACTCTCCGATGAGGGCCCCACATGGAACCACCTCTTAGGGTCCCACAACTGGGAAGGCCTTCTAGACCCACTCAACGACGATCTCCGTCGTCTGATCCTCCGTTGCGGTGACTTTTGCCAAGTCACATACGACACCTTCATCAACGACCCTAACTCCACCTATTGTGGAAGCAGCCGCTACGCTAAGTCAGATCTTCTTAAGAAAACCGCCTTTCCCGGTGGTTCTGACAAGTACGATGTCGTTGGATTCTTGTATGCTACGGCCCGTGTTAGTGTTCCTGAAGCGTTCTTGTTTAAGTCCATGTCACGTGAGAGGTGGGATAGGGAGTCAAACTGGATTGGTTATATCGCGGTTTCGAATGATGAGGTGAGTAGAGAGattgggaggagagagatttATGTAGCTTGGAGAGGGACTACAAGGAATTATGAATGGATTGATGTTCTTGGTGCTAAACTCCACTCTGCTAAGCCTTTGTTATCCGATGGATGTCATG ACCAGCATGAGAACGGAGAAGATGACAATGACGACGATGAAAAAGACGTACACAGATCACCAAAAGTAATGAAGGGTTGGCTTACAATTTATACATCAGACGATCCGAAATCCCCCTACACAAAACTTAGTGCAAGGGCACAACTTGagaccaaaatcaaacaactAATTGACAAATACAAAGACGAAAACCTTAACGTCATATTCACAGGCCATAGCCTAGGAGCAACCTTATCAGTTCTAAGTGCTTTCGACATTGCTGAGAATCTAACAAGGGATATCCCAGTCTCAGCCATCATTTTCGGGTGCCCTAAAGTAGGCAACAAGCGTTTCAAGGAGAGGGTCGACTCCCACTCTAATCTCAAGATCCTTCACGTTAGAAATGTTATTGATACAATCCCACATTATCCTGCTAGACTTATGGGATACGTACATATAGGAACCGAGCTAGagattgattcaaggaaatCGCCATTCTTAAAAGAATCGAGGCACGTTGGTGATTGGCATAACTTACAAGCTATGTTGCACATTGTCAATGGTTGGCAAGGGGTTAGGGAAGAGTTCCGGCTTGTAATTCAACGGAGTATCGCTCTGGTTAATAAATCGTGTGATTATCTTAAGGAGGAATGTCTTGTTCCTCCGTCTTGGTGGGTTGAGAAGAATAAAGGAATGGTGTTGAATGACAGAGGAGACTGGGTTTTGGCTGGTCCTGAGGAAATACCTCTTCCTGAATATGATTAA
- the LOC110783760 gene encoding uncharacterized protein codes for MQAEGISNVDDEAREILAEFMVGVIKFEELVEVGRTYLIRFQQALDFLRRPSIYESSELVKSIVKANETKRVSAYVEAGCINAYDSAVSVSQLNTSVGKLRDCLLKAKGIIDKLQSLMDKAGNALLMNSDDQIEIEFQEPEQEVTASQKLDAAGCASFMAVVYSMVKQDYTMQEKIVSSLNLKSSSDELESYSLMWTLRPFINEDVIQQAMRQVR; via the coding sequence ATGCAAGCAGAAGGAATTTCCAATGTTGATGATGAAGCGAGGGAAATCCTGGCAGAGTTTATGGTGGGAGTTATAAAGTTTGAAGAGTTAGTAGAAGTTGGACGGACGTATCTCATCAGATTTCAACAGGCACTTGATTTTCTCCGACGCCCTTCTATATATGAATCGTCAGAGCTGGTCAAGAGCATCGTTAAAGCAAATGAAACTAAGAGGGTCAGTGCATACGTAGAAGCTGGTTGCATCAATGCTTATGATAGTGCAGTGAGTGTTAGTCAGCTTAACACAAGTGTGGGTAAACTTCGGGATTGTTTACTTAAAGCCAAAGGCATAATTGACAAACTTCAAAGTCTTATGGATAAGGCCGGGAATGCTTTACTTATGAACTCCGATGACCAAATTGAGATAGAGTTCCAGGAACCAGAACAAGAAGTAACTGCTTCCCAAAAGCTTGATGCTGCTGGTTGTGCCTCCTTTATGGCAGTGGTTTACAGCATGGTAAAACAAGATTATACGATGCAGGAAAAGATTGTTTCTTCGTTGAATCTGAAATCTTCAAGTGATGAATTGGAGAGCTACTCTCTAATGTGGACGTTAAGGCCGTTTATAAATGAGGATGTTATACAGCAAGCTATGAGACAGGTTAGATGA
- the LOC110783759 gene encoding uncharacterized protein encodes MDSVDVDGSGTDDQSSALNSQHACSGTEVNKLGSAFHDTLQVKIENLESGRNLPSDDDGSSSSLEDKDRGSSDIGSDLEGSIETSSKCLHKCATFPVVVKEEETTEFQAENKSCKRSLSLPTESKLVSALKGGREKEGVPPRKLSVSWAPDVYDPPPTSVSHYPKKRSQQQSKSNKKHGKGKQKSKNTRSGGSATKDKKHHRKVSGRSDRCLDSFSDTDRVLSSNHYKSLDLLDFGDDIDIGSPDCSSSFLGQAGGTMHCVY; translated from the coding sequence ATGGACAGCGTTGATGTGGATGGTAGTGGTACCGATGATCAgtcttctgctttgaattcgcAGCATGCTTGCAGTGGCACTGAAGTAAACAAACTTGGAAGTGCATTTCATGATACTCTGCAAGTGAAAATTGAGAATTTGGAAAGTGGCAGGAATCTGCCGTCAGATGATGATGGTAGTAGCAGTAGTCTTGAAGATAAAGACAGAGGGTCAAGTGATATTGGCTCAGATCTGGAGGGATCCATTGAAACATCTAGCAAGTGCTTGCACAAGTGCGCTACTTTTCCTGTTGTTGTTAAGGAGGAAGAAACAACAGAGTTTCAGGCTGAAAATAAATCTTGCAAGCGCTCTCTGTCTCTTCCAACTGAAAGTAAGCTGGTCTCTGCCTTAAAGGGTGGCCGTGAGAAGGAAGGTGTGCCTCCAAGGAAGCTGAGTGTATCTTGGGCTCCTGATGTTTACGATCCACCACCAACTTCCGTGTCTCACTATCCAAAGAAGAGGAGTCAGCAGCAGTCTAAGAGTAATAAGAAACACGGAAAGGGTAAGCAAAAGAGCAAGAACACGCGTAGTGGAGGAAGTGCGACGAAAGACAAGAAGCATCACCGCAAGGTGAGCGGAAGATCTGACAGGTGCTTGGACTCGTTTTCAGATACTGATAGGGTACTGTCTTCAAACCATTATAAATCTCTAGATCTGCTGGATTTTGGTGATGATATTGATATTGGCAGCCCTGACTGTTCAAGTAGCTTTCTGGGACAAGCTGGTGGCACCATGCACTGTGTTTACTGA
- the LOC110783758 gene encoding phospholipase A1-IIdelta, which yields MAEQELGLSECGPTWHQLLGSNNWEGLLDPLNEDLRRLIIRCGDFCQVTYDTFINDPNSAYCGCSRYAKSSLLHKTAFPGGGHKYDVVGFLYATARVSVPEAFLLKSLSRERWDRESNWMGYVAVSNDEVSTEMGRREIYVAWRGTTRSYEWIDVLGAKLQSAKPLLREGNHDHQGNEDNGSDDEDNHRLPKVMRGWMTIYTSDDPKSPFTKLSARSQLLSKIKQLIDKYRDEELSILFTGHSLGATLSILSAFDIVENITTEIPVSAIVFGCPKVGNKHFKERFDSYPNLKILHVRNTIDLIPHYPARLMGYVYLGTELNIDTRKSHYLKHSKDPGDWHNLQAILHVVNGWHGVKRQFELMIQRSIALVNKSCDYLKEECLVPPSWWVEKNKGMEMNELGEWVLACPEEDPIPEFD from the exons ATGGCCGAACAAGAGTTAGGACTCTCGGAATGTGGCCCTACATGGCACCAACTCCTTGGGTCCAACAACTGGGAAGGCCTTCTAGACCCACTCAACGAGGACCTCCGTCGTCTGATCATCCGGTGTGGCGATTTCTGCCAAGTCACCTATGACACCTTCATCAACGATCCTAACTCCGCCTACTGCGGCTGCAGCCGCTATGCCAAGTCAAGCCTCCTCCACAAGACAGCTTTCCCGGGTGGCGGGCATAAATATGACGTAGTTGGCTTCCTATACGCCACTGCTCGAGTTAGTGTTCCTGAGGCCTTTCTTCTAAAGTCATTGTCACGTGAGAGGTGGGATAGGGAGTCTAACTGGATGGGTTATGTTGCTGTTTCAAATGATGAGGTTAGTACGGAGATGGGAAGGAGAGAGATTTATGTGGCATGGAGAGGAACTACCAGGAGTTACGAGTGGATTGATGTGCTCGGGGCCAAGCTTCAATCTGCTAAGCCCCTCTTACGGGAAGGAAATCATG ACCATCAAGGGAATGAAGACAATGGTAGTGATGACGAAGATAATCACAGGTTGCCTAAAGTTATGAGAGGGTGGATGACAATATATACATCTGACGACCCAAAATCCCCCTTCACAAAACTTAGTGCAAGATCACAACTTTTGAGCAAAATCAAGCAACTAATTGACAAATACAGAGATGAGGAACTGAGCATCTTATTCACAGGCCACAGCTTAGGAGCAACCTTATCAATCCTAAGTGCTTTTGACATCGTTGAGAACATTACAACTGAGATCCCGGTATCAGCCATCGTTTTTGGGTGCCCCAAAGTGGGTAACAAGCACTTCAAGGAGAGGTTTGATTCATACCCCAATCTTAAGATCCTCCATGTGAGAAACACAATCGATTTAATCCCACATTATCCAGCAAGGCTCATGGGTTATGTATATCTAGGGACCGAATTAAATATCGATACAAGGAAATCACATTACCTAAAGCACTCAAAAGATCCCGGCGATTGGCATAATTTGCAAGCTATACTGCATGTGGTGAATGGTTGGCATGGTGTTAAGAGGCAGTTTGAGCTTATGATTCAGCGAAGTATCGCTTTGGTCAATAAATCATGTGATTACCTTAAGGAGGAATGCCTTGTACCTCCATCTTGGTGGGTTGAGAAGAATAAAGGAATGGAGATGAATGAGCTAGGTGAATGGGTTCTGGCTTGTCCTGAGGAAGATCCTATTCCTGAATTTGATTAA